In Candidatus Binatia bacterium, the DNA window GGTTCTGCAGTCGCTTGCCGATGCCGAAGTCGCGCGGGTTGTTGGTCGTGCCCAACGCAGATCGAACATTGAATCTTCGATCTGCTCGGGCCATCATGCGGCTATGGATTATCACCAGCGCGCGCTATCGCAAACTCTAGCTCGCGCCACGCGAACGTTCCCGGCGGTGCTGGTGACCGGATCGCGGCAGGCGGGCAAGACAAGCCTGCTGCTGCACGACTTTGGCGAGACGCACCGTTTCGTATCGTTCGAGCGCCCTGATGTTCGCGCGCGAGCCCTAGCCGATCCCGTCAGTTTCCTTGCCGAGCATTCCCCGCCGGCAATCCTCGATGAGATTCAATATGTTCCCGAGCTGCTGCACTACATCAAGGAACTCATCGACGGCGACCGCCGCCCCGGACGGTGGCTGTTGAGCGGGTCGCAAAGCCTACCCTTGATGCGCGGGGTCAGTCAGACGCTTGCCGGTCGCGTGGCTGTCGTGCGCCTCGATCCGCTGTCAGTCGCCGAGGCACGGCGCGCGCCTCTGCCGGCGAGCGTCGACGAGGTCTTGGCTCAGGTGTTCAACGACCCGCCGGCGGCGGTTGCCGCGGTGGACGTCGGCGATTGGTTGCTGCGTGGCGGCTATCCCGAGATCGCCACCCGCCCTGAAGTCGATCGCCGCCTGTGGTTTGCCAGCTACATTCAGACGTATCTCGAGCGCGACGTACGCGACCTTGTTCAGGTCGACGACCTGCGAACCTTCTCGCGCTTTCTCAGCCTGGCGGCGGCGCGCACGGCGGGAATCCTCAATCTCGCGGACTTCGCCCGCGACGTCGGCGTGGCGCCGCCAACAATCCGTCGCTGGGTATCGGCGCTCGAAGCGAGTGGGATC includes these proteins:
- a CDS encoding ATP-binding protein; amino-acid sequence: MLVTGSRQAGKTSLLLHDFGETHRFVSFERPDVRARALADPVSFLAEHSPPAILDEIQYVPELLHYIKELIDGDRRPGRWLLSGSQSLPLMRGVSQTLAGRVAVVRLDPLSVAEARRAPLPASVDEVLAQVFNDPPAAVAAVDVGDWLLRGGYPEIATRPEVDRRLWFASYIQTYLERDVRDLVQVDDLRTFSRFLSLAAARTAGILNLADFARDVGVAPPTIRRWVSALEASGIVHLLPPYHRNLGKRIIKSPKLYFVDAALAAFLMGWHERDALVRGPAFGALVETAVVGEWLDLFRSQGEPPPLYFYRSPGLKIDLLIERNAKLYAIEVKATATPTPAHAGSLARWLDLVGEPMHAAVACRVDRIITLRPGIRAVPWHLARA